The DNA region gggcaatttacagcagccaagctgcacgtctttgggatgtcgagggaaaccggagcacccggtggaaacccacgcggtcacaaggcagaacccgtagtgaggatcgaatccaggtctctggcactttgagtCACCGTGTAATAGACCATTCAGGAGACACTTTGCACCGTGCAGAACACACAATTGTAAGGAGTGAATGAAACAAATAGCACAGGtaaagaaaaggacacaaagtgctggagtaactcagcgggtcaggcagcacctccagaCAAcatgattttcagtctgaagaagggtcccgacccgaaacgtcacttatccacgtcccgcgcggtcacagggagaacatgcaaactccacgcacacagcacccgaggtcgggatcgaacctgggactcaggcacgatgaagcagcaactctaccagctgcaccattatgCCACCCGAAAGCTACAgcatagacacaggcccttcggcccgcagagtCCTTGCTGATCATCGattacccgtttacactagttttatgttacccgactttctcttccactccttacacatgaagagaaatttacagagggccaattgacctacgaatccgcacgtctttgggataagggaggaaaccagaggaaccaACTCTGGACTTTAAAATACTACTCGAGcatgtggatccgttgggcccaaacctctcctgcattggtgctgcgccctctcctcccctcttcccccttcctcctctcctctccctcactcccgcctccccctccccctacctcctcccttcctccctcccccatcccgcctcccctccccctcctccctccaccccctccctcctaccccctcccctccctccccttcccctcccccccactccatccccctcaacctcccttatcctcctcctcctcccctccctaggagatagatttaaacttttaaaatgtgaataaattaaaaaatataacaccgatttcaattaaacctcttccattagcaccaaagggacgacggtgagtaaggtgggcctaaaattgtcgtgctgtcgtgtaccgttttggctgtagttcaggaacaaacaaacaaacaaacaaacaaacaaacgagagttttagtatatagatgggatgGGATTTTGGACCCAGCTTTGCTCTAACTGCTGATTTAGAAGTTACTGCACAATGGCAGCATGTCCTTCTGCTCATGCAGTGATTTACACTAATCTGACTAATTTAACTTGCCTTCCGATCCATCCTCATGTTCTCTGTTTATTTATTACTGCAGAAAAAATCGAAGATGACGTCATCTCGCAGGATGCACCTGAAGGTAACCTGTCCAATTGATTGCTAAGTCTCCCCTTGTCCGCCGTGACGATTCCCCCTGTAACTGAAGGCTTTATCGCACCTGTCTTGCAGAGCTTACTGCTTTCACTTGCCAAAACTGCAATCGAGAAGGAGGAATCAGATCGGATAATGGAGAAGGAGAGGTACATGGCAGAACATTGCACACCACTGCAGATTCACGGTTCCATGGCAGACTTACAGGTTACTTCAATCTCATTTTCTTTAAACAAAATCTAGCTTTGGTAGATCTTGGGAGTCCACACAGATCGTACAAGTATAACATCAGgtgagaaattacagagagtttgaTGTAGGCCAGTCCAGTTgagcttaatttagagatacagcgtggaaaaaaggcccttcggcccaccgagtccacgccaacaagcgatcaccacacattaacagtatcctacacgcactcggaacaatttacaattttgccgagccaattcacctaaaaaacttgcatgactttggagtgtgggaggaaactggagctcccagagaaaacccacacaggtcacagggagaatgtataaatgccgtgtggacagcacctgtagtcaggattgaactcgggtctttggcattgtaaggtagcatctctactgctgcgccaccgtgccacccccagcccatcgcacagaccagactccccgccATTGACATCATCTATACCTCATGTTGCCTCGATAAAGCAGCCAACCtgggttcacaagtcataggagcagaataagtctactctgccattctattgTGGCtgttccatctttccctctcatccccattcttctgccttctccccataacctttgacatccttattgATCAGGACCCCATCAGTCTCGCCTTAAAAATGCACaaagccttggcctccacagtcgtcagtggcaatgaattccacagattaatcaaaggcttgtcccagccccggtcattctttcttctccctgctcccgtcaggcagaagctagagaagcttgaaagcgcgcaccaccagactcagcaacagcttcctCTCTTCTGTTATcactcacccatttacactattccCACACGatccccattttattctccccatagtcTCATCGTCCCCCTCCTCAGATTTTACCACTCATTTTCACACGAGTGATAATTTACAGTGGTGTACTAACTCAACAACCATATACACCTTTGTACCATACCATGtaccataagctcgggtactgtccgattcacctctacctcattgcagacattggactttgtctctagaacagatgcgctacactgctgagaactatattctgcactctgtatcttccccttagctccacctattgtacttgagtttggcttgatcatATTTCTGTATGGTATGTATAGTATGatctgattttactggattgctcacaaaacaaaaccttggtacacatgacaataataaacctgagccTAAACATTATTTGATTTGagcggatagcatgcaaataaatgattcttcactgtacttcggtgcacgtgacaataataaaactaaatggcgcagcggtagagtcgctgccttacagcccttacagcgccagagttcattcccgactgcgggtgctgtctgtacggagtttgtacgttctccccgtgaccatgtgggttttctctgcgatcttcggtttcctcccacattccaaagacgtacaggtttgtaggttaattggcttggtataaatgtcaactatccctaatgtgtgtaggatagtgttagtgtgtggggatcactggttggtgcggactcggtgggccgaagggtctgtttctgcgctgtatctctaaactcagctaaaaactaaacttaaacattATTGATTTGATTGAACAGCATGCAAATAAAAGACTTTTTTCGctatactttggtacatgtgacaataataaactgaaaccaAAGTGAAAGATTTTAGTTTGGTTGCAAAGATCAATGTGGAAGGAGATTATAGCTTTGGAAATAATCTTTGCTATCAATGAAAATATTGCTACATTTATCAATGGTGTTTCTGGAATTTAGTAAAAAAGACAAGGCTGCCATGTTCACTTAAAGACCCCTTTCTTCTCAGGATATTACCTGACTTGTAAAATTTAATATAATTAATCATGAGCCACTAACTCCCACATAAAATGTCCATTGGAGATTTTTACTTTGACACTTCACCTGTTCTGAACTCAATTCATTGCAACTACTTATCCCACTCACCAACTTAGCCCCAGAACGTTTTGGTGTCATTGTGGGAGTATCTTCATTGTATTCTCTCCTTTCAATGGATCCCCTGTTCAGAAACACTTGCCCCCATCTCAAGAAATTGCAGCCATTTTGCAGAAACTTATTTTATCCTCCTCTTTTAGTGGGGCGCTAGTTAactggagatacagtgtgaataCATTTTCTGGTCCACTTCTGTTGGACAGGGttttgattgaaagaaacagcatggaaactggcccttcgacccaccaagccaacgctgaccatcgatcatccgttcacactagttccatgttatcccactctctcatccaccctctacacatgggacaatttacagggggccagttaaccacacgtctttgggatgtgggaagaaaaccggagcaccaatgagaaataaaaatagatacaagaaaatacagatgctggtttacaaaaaaaaagacacaaagtgctggagtaactcaagtgggccaggcagcatctctggagaacatggatatgagaCGTTTCAGTTTCGGACCTATCTTCAAACTGAGGAAGGGTcatgtccttttttttgttgttaaacagcatctgctattcctcgTTTCTACCGACGAGAAATGTAATATGACAATTCTTCTTCCGCATTTTAGTTTCTAGTAGTCATTCGCCCATGCCAACATGGAGTGGAAGAATTCAAGAAAGCCGTCCCAGTCAAGCAGTTATTTCTTCCCATTTTAGGCTTGACTGGTCTTGATCCTATGGCTCCCAACCTGCCCATTAATTCCAGTAAAAATGAACGTGTACTTTAAACTGCACTCCGGTTTCAGAATGAACAAAACATAGAGTGGGTACAAGGCTAAATATTCTTACTATCTGTCTCAACAGGAGGTATGCAAAAAGCTTCAGGCGACTATCGATGTGGTTGATGAGGAGAGATATGACTTGGAAGCCAAAGTTACTAAGACAACCAAAGAGGTATGATTATCTTCCCTGAATATGTTCAACTGATCTTTCTTCCTTTATGGAATGCTATGAATAGTTTGTGGATACGACGGAatatgagtatggaagttgggatgttacgtaACAGTCGTACAGGAcattggtaaggctgcatttggagtattgtgtttagtcttGGCCACcctattataggaaggatgttgtgaagctggaaagggtgcggagaggatttacgaggatgttactaggactcgagggcctgagctatggggagaggttgagcaggctgtgacttatagaggtgcacaagatcatgaggattagattgggtaaatgcagtctttcattcagagaaggggaatcaagatccacaggtttaaggtgagaggggaaaagatgtaataggcacctaaggggtaacttgtttacacaaatggtggaacGATAGTTGAGGTAGGCACTATaaacaacatttcagaaacatttggactgATACATGGGCcgaaaaggtttggaaggatatggggaaaacgcaggcaggtgggactagtgtgggtggggcaagttggtcggcatgggaagttgggccgaagggctttgtttccacgctgtataactctgactctatGGCGCGATGAAGTCACCAAGGATGGGTTGGAATGTGAAACCTGTTTCCATAGAGAGTAACTGAAATAATCAGTGTGGCTACgtttcattgagtcatacagcatagaaacaggccctttggcccaactatttatgccgaccaagatgccccatttaagagaGTCCAATTTTCCTAAGTTCAATGAAGATGGTATGGGGATGGATGAATATTGTGTTTTACCTGAATACCTTTGTACCATCATCGATTATTTATGGGAATTAATTTAAttcgaggtggggggggggggggctggagatgATACAGGAACCAAGAACTGTagtgtaaaaaaagacacaaagtgctgaagtaactcagcaggtcaggcagcacctctggacagcatgggtaggtgatgtttcaggtcaggacctctcttcagggcctggacaggttgggagagtgggtgaggaagtGAGAAATGGAATACAGCGCTGCAAAGTGTACGGCCATGTGCTTTGGTAGAAGGATTAAAGACGTAAACTACTTTCTCATTAGGGAGAGGgttcagaaatcggagatgcaaagggacttggtgagacctggtgcaggattcccaaaaggttaagttGCAGCTGGAGTcagcagtaaggaaggcaaatgcaatgcgatGATTCATTTTGTGTGGACTAAAATATAAAAgctaggatgtaatgctgaggctttataaggtgctggtgaggccgcatttggaaaattgctcacaattttgGATCcgaacctgaggaaggatgtgttgaagTTGGAGATTAGGTTAACATATATGGgatatttgaaggcactgggcctgtactcactggagtctagaaggatgagggggggcatttcattgaaacctaccagataatgaaaggcctggatagagtaaatgtggagaggatgttcctggtaatgggagagtttagaaccagagggcataacctcagaacaaaaggacatacctttagaatgcagatgaggaggatttttttagccagagtgtggtgaatctgtggaattcattgccacattcagctgtgaaggcaaagtcattgggtatttttaaagtggagattgacagacttttgattagtacgggtgtcaggggttatggggagaagtcaggagaatggggttgagagggaaatataaatcagccacgattgaatggcggagtagacttgatgggccgaatacccTAATTCTGTTCGTCTGTTTTATGATCGTATAGTCAGATTGTAGTGTAATGttgaaaatacacaaaatgctggagtaactcagctggtcaggcagcatcactggggaacatggataagtgacgtttcggggcagaacccttcttcagattgattgcagggatggggggggggcagagagggatgCAAGCGGGCAGAGAGGGACAGTAATAAAGCTTGGCTGGTCATAGCGGCACACAGGCGAGGGGGaggctttgataggcagatggttgaactaaggccagagatgaacgcACACAAGGTGTGAAACAAAAGAATGAGAGATTTGCaagttgtgaagccagagggttgACGAGATGCGAATTGTTTAGCAGTGTAGGtttagggggaggagagggggagaggagaggcagttgagttatagagttatagagtgtggaaacaggcccaagctgcccacgccgaccaacatgccccaactgcactagtcccacctgtctgtgtttgggccATAGCCCTCAAAACCTTTCTTTTCCATGTCCTTGTCCAAAATGTTTTTTAGACAttttgatagtatctgcctcaactacatcctatggcagcttgttccatacgcccaccgctctttgtgtaaaaatgttggttTGGAACGTTTGCAGCCGAGATTTTCCTTTGGGTTCCGTTTAGGTGTAGATGTGCCAACCCTTGAATGTGTCAATGTTGCAGATCGATGACCTGAATCTGAAAGTCTTTGACCTGAAGGGCAAGTTTAAGAGGCCACCCCTGAAGAGAGTGCGCATGTCGGCCGACGCCATGTTGCGTGCGCTGCTGGGTTCCAAGCACAAGGTGTCCATGGATCTGAGAGCCAACCTGAAGCAGGTGAAGAAAGAGGACACTGAGAAGGAGAAGGTAAATCATCCCCAGTGGAATGCATGGCTGGACCTTGCAGTGCTCTCTCTCATCTCactatctgttatcaggcaaccgaattgTCCTCCCACTAGCTGTTTCATGTTcacaggttctaggagcagaagtaggccatccggcccatcaactccaccattcaatcatggctgatctatcttttcagctcaatcccattctcctgacttcaccCCACtatccctgacgcccgtactaatcaagaatctgtcatctccgccttaaaaatacccattgacttggcctccacagctgtctgcagcaatgaattccaaaggctcaccgccctctgactgaagaagttcctcctcacctcatctGGTAGCCCAGAATACCAACTGTTCCATACAGTATAACACTACACACAACAGTGGCCAAgttagcacaccaatgcctctacctcctcagAGGGCTCAGGAAGGTTGGCATGTTCCCCAACAAtactcaccaacttcgacagacaTGCCATGGAAAACATCTTAtcgtgatgcatcacagcttggtttgggaacagatccaTCAACGACCGTGTGAAAtagcagagttgtggacgtagcccagaccatcactcaaaccaacctcccttccatcgactccatttacacttcacgctgtctcggcaaggccaccagcataatcaaggaccagtctcacccggtcactcccacttcttccctctcccctcaggcaagaggtacagaagcttgaaaatgtaTACAGCGTAAAAAACGTTTCACTGCACCCCGCTACacgtgttttcatgctgcatgactttTTGACTCAGTGACTATGACCTGATAATTCTCTGAAGatcacgttagagatacagcacggaaacaggcccttcggcccgccgggtccgctctgaccagcgatcaccccgtacactagcactatcctacacactggagactatttacagaagccaattaacctacaaacttgcacatctttggagtgtgggagtaaactggagggccctgtggaaacccacacggccacggggagaacatacaaactccacacagacagcacccgtagtcaggatcgaacccgggtctccgatgctgtagggcagcaataattatggacaggataggttcagagggatattggccaaacaggggcaggtgggacatgatgATTtgcgtgggcaaggtgggctgaagggcctgtttccatgctcgatgaccatgactctatgactctatggctctctgACGCTATGACTCTACAGCTGCATGACTGTGCCACCCACATGATGTGCTGCCACACGACATTTTAATCAGCCACGAGGAAATCTGTTCAAATAACTCAATGAGGGCTCTcttcaacaaccccccccccccccccccccttactcccTCTTGCCAATCCTGGACCCAACTCTGCCATGGGGAATGATCAGCTAGTGATCAATACTGCCATGGGGAATGATCAGCTAGTGATCAATACCTCCTTGTTCTCCAGGCTGTCATTGGGACACCTCCATTGTTGCTTCCAAACCTACCACTGGACTTCTATGCTAACACTAAGGCAGGACCGTAAGATTGCtacctgtaggaaggaagtgcagatgctggtttacactgaagatagacacaaagtgctggagtaactcaatgggtcaggcagcttgtctggagaaaaggaataggtgatgtttcaggtcgagatccttcttcagactgagattcagtggagagggaaactagaggtatgaaaaggttcagaacaaatcagcgccggcaccgatgacccaggaaaggtgcCAGCTCCGATTTGTTTTGAACCTGTTCGTatctctcatctccctctccctgggtctcagtctgaagaagggtcccgtcccaaaaacatcaccccatcctttttctccagagatgctgcctgactcgctgagttactccagcattttgtgtgtatcttctgaGAGAGTGCTAAGAACCACACAGTGCTACCTTGAAGTGAAGTTTCACCCTGATGTCCAGGTTAATGTTTAGCCCTCAGTAAATTACCAGGAGATTATCACAAGACTATGGCGCACAATtttagcactaaacgttattccttctgccttgcatctgtgcactgtggactgcACCATGATACATCTGATTCAATGGTGCTCTTTGTTGTGTGTCCAAAGTCAGATCATGGGTGAGATAATTTGTCGTAACACCACAGACAAAGAAAGGCTGTATTACTGGAGGGTTCCATCGTAAAACAGTTCTTGCTGGAGGCAGAGGTCCAGTAACATAG from Rhinoraja longicauda isolate Sanriku21f chromosome 18, sRhiLon1.1, whole genome shotgun sequence includes:
- the LOC144602116 gene encoding troponin I, fast skeletal muscle-like isoform X1, whose protein sequence is MFSVYLLLQKKSKMTSSRRMHLKSLLLSLAKTAIEKEESDRIMEKERYMAEHCTPLQIHGSMADLQEVCKKLQATIDVVDEERYDLEAKVTKTTKEIDDLNLKVFDLKGKFKRPPLKRVRMSADAMLRALLGSKHKVSMDLRANLKQVKKEDTEKEKDLRDVGDWRKNIEEKAGMEGRKKMFEGAE
- the LOC144602116 gene encoding troponin I, fast skeletal muscle-like isoform X2 gives rise to the protein MREDLKEKKSKMTSSRRMHLKSLLLSLAKTAIEKEESDRIMEKERYMAEHCTPLQIHGSMADLQEVCKKLQATIDVVDEERYDLEAKVTKTTKEIDDLNLKVFDLKGKFKRPPLKRVRMSADAMLRALLGSKHKVSMDLRANLKQVKKEDTEKEKDLRDVGDWRKNIEEKAGMEGRKKMFEGAE